A stretch of the Drosophila sulfurigaster albostrigata strain 15112-1811.04 chromosome 2L, ASM2355843v2, whole genome shotgun sequence genome encodes the following:
- the LOC133847146 gene encoding uncharacterized protein LOC133847146, which translates to MAEVQQVSIQCDCHHRFGIIRMLTAPWALGRPCRRCRRMMERNVIVVPTSGAAVAVAPAQRRRSPCVITTTTQTLPPQPQVIAVPVQTSTNVQMPPQQAYPATDPPKYELVAVK; encoded by the coding sequence ATGGCCGAAGTGCAACAAGTGAGCATCCAATGCGATTGCCATCATCGTTTTGGAATCATCCGCATGCTGACAGCACCCTGGGCCTTGGGTCGCCCTTGCCGTCGCTGCAGACGCATGATGGAACGCAATGTGATTGTGGTGCCAACCTCAGgagctgccgttgccgttgccccTGCCCAGAGACGGCGCTCGCCATGTGtgataacaacaaccaccCAAACTCTGCCGCCTCAACCTCAAGTAATTGCCGTCCCAGTGCAAACATCGACCAACGTTCAGATGCCACCACAACAGGCATATCCTGCCACAGATCCGCCCAAATATGAACTCGTTGCAGTCAAGTAA
- the LOC133847152 gene encoding forkhead box protein G1 produces the protein MSYYDDERRHHHHHHHHGGRPIVEVDIVPPRIPRPVVEIDIGSRYPPPPSYRPEVVEVVTPAAVYQPPPPPRPIVEVEVMRPNRPLIEFNIGGRRPPPREEVVIVQQQPRW, from the coding sequence ATGTCATACTACGACGACGAGCgccgccatcatcatcatcatcatcaccacgGTGGACGTCCCATTGTCGAGGTGGACATTGTGCCACCAAGGATTCCGCGTCCCGTCGTTGAAATCGATATTGGCTCCCGCTATCCCCCACCCCCATCCTATCGCCCGGAAGTGGTCGAGGTGGTGACACCAGCGGCTGTCTAccaaccgccaccgccgccacgCCCCATTGTCGAGGTGGAAGTGATGCGACCCAATCGACCACTCATCGAGTTCAACATTGGCGGACGTCGTCCGCCACCACGCGAGGAGGTCGTCATCGTCCAGCAGCAGCCCAGATGGTAA
- the LOC133847161 gene encoding uncharacterized protein LOC133847161: MPPPPKDRCGGPPPPPPGGRRGPIINVQIAPRWPRRHHAPVVVVQTPPRPAPVVVVQQPPPPPRPAQVVVVQQQPPPPPRPAQVVVVQQPPPPPYYPPSSNDHYHNPPGY, from the coding sequence ATGCCACCGCCACCCAAAGATCGTTGCGGAGGTCCGCCACCCCCTCCGCCAGGTGGGCGTCGTGGACCCATCATTAATGTGCAGATTGCACCACGCTGGCCCAGACGTCATCATGCtcccgttgtcgttgttcagACGCCGCCTCGCCCTGCCCCGGTTGTCGTAGTGCAacagccaccgccaccgcctcgTCCCgcacaagttgttgttgtccaacagcagccaccgccaccgcctcgGCCAGCACAAGTTGTTGTAGTGCAACAGCCACCACCGCCTCCGTACTATCCACCATCATCAAATGACCACTATCACAATCCACCAGGCTATTAA
- the LOC133847169 gene encoding uncharacterized protein LOC133847169: MRVYYEDSYRYGHHHHHHRPNIEIDVFSGYGGAYYPPPVARPEVVVVNPAVNYMPLPGGQMMMPQPQPQPYGAMGTMGNMAAMGSASYYQQQQGYQYQYNNPPYPQW, encoded by the exons ATGCGTGTATATTATGAAGATTCATATCGCTAtggtcatcatcatcaccatcatcgtCCAa ATATCGAAATTGATGTTTTCTCCGGCTACGGTGGGGCATATTATCCGCCGCCGGTTGCTCGGCCCGAAGTCGTCGTCGTGAATCCGGCAGTCAACTATATGCCACTACCGGGAGGACAAATGATgatgccacagccacagccacagccataTGGTGCCATGGGCACCATGGGCAACATGGCAGCTATGGGCTCAGCGAGCTActatcaacagcaacagggcTATCAGTATCAATACAACAATCCCCCCTATCCGCAGTGGTAA